Proteins from a single region of Gemmatimonadota bacterium:
- a CDS encoding dockerin type I domain-containing protein has product MAVSLMGDFNGDGAVNTSDHLLFVVAFGLSEGEDGFNSEMDLNGDGTVDTADFLIFSSHFPNDG; this is encoded by the coding sequence ATGGCTGTCAGTCTGATGGGTGATTTTAACGGTGATGGTGCAGTCAATACGTCAGATCATTTACTTTTTGTGGTAGCGTTTGGTCTATCCGAAGGTGAGGATGGTTTTAATAGTGAGATGGATCTGAATGGCGATGGGACCGTTGATACTGCCGATTTTCTGATATTTTCAAGTCACTTTCCCAATGATGGTTGA
- a CDS encoding heparinase II/III family protein encodes MGLYTPEEISNARRNIQRYAWAKAERDATIETCAPWIARSDGEIWDLITGQSIPRGIHVNPDLGCPECGRDVYAFGNYPWKVSLDRPYKLECPSCGEIWPKNDFEAFYKSGLGSGGVFDRSLADETLLYNAEHPNNPHYAVDDGMGWIDESGNRWWFIAYYSHYCTWKELPAAALALGKAYLYTGDTTYAHKGAIILDRIADVYPDMDLTPYSDLGLYNSHGGTGMGRITGCIWENGMAETLSLSCDMTSEGIEDDNELVQFLSAQAEKWQIAQPKSNIAHIRKNIERGLLREFIRSCRDRRIRGNEGMTQTAMATAAAVLDDPRETPKALDWLFEPGESRGTGGGHIPATLIGEVDRDGVGNEAAPGYCFGWMNAFARCAWILDQCRKYRDYDLYRDYPRLKRMYSVPYRLTALDRYTPHIGDTGNTGGEGMTSVDLETVISAFARLGDPDLARLAYKLNGNSVEGLHTSIFDADPEAIQKTVLHIVKQHGELELKSENLNGYGLTVFRHGKENDQRAAWLYYGRNGGHGHRDRLNIGMYYRGMDVLPDLGYPEYADSKWPKRAGWTTNTISHNTVMVNQQQQEGNWIGHCQYFATSQGVGVVEIASPEIYPDVQDYRRTLAMIDVSATESYLIDFFRVDGGNDHIMSFHAGEGDVSTRGIDLTPQKKGTYAGETISFGTHYDGPPDGRYRGSGFAYLYGIHRAENPTAGWSADWKLADTWKTRHGKIPLHLRYHILSNAENAALAWGDPPQNKPGNPRRIRYVLLHNTGSDRKSLFASIIEPYREDQPHIADATRIDLGLEKRDLTAAAIRITTQTGRTDHILSSDDPNRAFHLSENIAAAGRFAIISQENGQTAIFLVGGTQVNTTSGTLRISTPVHRGTITDFHREETGPAWIEIEGTLPPDKRLIGTQLRILNDGIRDACYTISDIAPLEKNKVRVEVGDTSFIRGLASREDYTKGFVYDISTGDPCEIQNAVHLHIANGEIATMRATVDYEWT; translated from the coding sequence ATGGGACTGTACACACCCGAAGAAATAAGCAATGCCCGGCGAAACATCCAACGCTACGCCTGGGCAAAAGCTGAGCGAGATGCCACAATCGAAACATGCGCGCCCTGGATCGCGCGAAGCGATGGTGAAATCTGGGACCTGATCACCGGACAATCCATCCCCCGCGGCATCCACGTCAACCCCGACCTCGGCTGTCCCGAATGCGGCAGAGACGTCTATGCATTCGGAAACTACCCCTGGAAAGTATCGTTGGACCGCCCCTACAAATTGGAATGTCCGTCGTGCGGAGAAATCTGGCCCAAAAACGACTTCGAGGCATTTTACAAAAGCGGCCTGGGATCCGGTGGCGTATTCGACCGCAGCCTCGCCGATGAAACCCTGCTATACAACGCCGAACACCCCAACAACCCACACTATGCAGTAGATGACGGCATGGGCTGGATCGACGAATCGGGAAACCGCTGGTGGTTCATCGCTTACTACAGCCATTATTGCACATGGAAGGAACTACCAGCAGCCGCCCTCGCCCTGGGCAAAGCGTATCTCTACACGGGCGACACCACTTATGCCCACAAAGGCGCCATCATCCTGGACCGCATCGCAGACGTCTATCCCGACATGGACTTAACCCCCTACTCGGACCTCGGCCTCTACAACTCCCACGGCGGCACGGGCATGGGCCGCATCACAGGCTGTATATGGGAAAACGGCATGGCCGAGACCCTATCCCTATCCTGCGACATGACCTCCGAAGGAATAGAAGACGACAATGAACTCGTCCAATTCCTATCCGCACAAGCGGAAAAATGGCAGATCGCACAGCCCAAATCGAACATCGCCCACATCCGCAAAAACATCGAACGCGGACTCCTTCGAGAATTCATACGCTCCTGTCGAGACCGGCGCATCCGCGGCAACGAAGGCATGACCCAAACCGCCATGGCCACAGCAGCGGCAGTACTGGACGACCCACGAGAAACGCCCAAAGCACTCGACTGGCTCTTTGAACCCGGAGAATCCAGAGGCACAGGTGGGGGACACATCCCGGCAACCCTGATCGGAGAAGTGGATCGAGACGGCGTTGGCAACGAAGCAGCCCCCGGCTATTGCTTCGGCTGGATGAACGCATTTGCCCGCTGTGCATGGATACTGGATCAATGTCGCAAATACCGGGACTACGATCTATACCGCGACTATCCCCGCCTCAAACGCATGTACAGCGTGCCCTATCGCCTCACCGCACTGGACCGCTACACCCCCCACATCGGCGACACCGGCAACACCGGAGGCGAGGGGATGACAAGCGTAGATCTCGAAACAGTCATCAGTGCCTTCGCCCGACTCGGCGACCCCGACCTCGCGCGCCTCGCGTACAAACTCAACGGAAACAGCGTAGAAGGCCTGCACACCTCCATCTTCGACGCCGATCCCGAAGCAATCCAGAAAACCGTCCTCCACATCGTAAAACAACACGGCGAATTAGAACTCAAAAGCGAAAACCTGAACGGCTATGGACTCACCGTATTCCGGCACGGCAAAGAAAATGACCAGCGAGCGGCCTGGCTGTATTACGGGCGCAACGGCGGACACGGCCACCGAGACCGGTTGAACATTGGAATGTACTACCGCGGAATGGACGTATTACCCGACCTGGGATATCCCGAATACGCCGACAGCAAATGGCCCAAACGGGCAGGGTGGACCACAAACACCATCTCACACAACACAGTAATGGTAAACCAGCAACAGCAAGAAGGGAACTGGATCGGACACTGCCAATATTTTGCCACCTCGCAGGGTGTGGGCGTCGTCGAAATCGCATCCCCCGAAATATACCCTGACGTACAGGACTATCGGCGCACCCTCGCAATGATCGACGTATCCGCCACCGAATCTTACCTCATCGACTTCTTCCGCGTGGATGGCGGAAACGACCACATCATGAGCTTCCACGCCGGAGAAGGCGACGTAAGCACCCGGGGCATTGATCTCACCCCACAGAAAAAGGGAACCTACGCGGGCGAAACCATCTCCTTCGGCACGCACTACGACGGACCACCCGACGGACGCTACCGCGGAAGTGGCTTTGCCTACCTCTACGGCATTCACCGCGCCGAGAACCCCACAGCCGGATGGTCGGCAGACTGGAAACTCGCAGATACCTGGAAAACCCGGCACGGAAAAATCCCATTACACCTCCGCTATCACATCTTATCCAACGCAGAAAACGCGGCCCTTGCATGGGGCGATCCCCCCCAAAACAAACCCGGCAACCCCCGGCGCATCCGCTACGTACTCTTGCACAACACCGGCTCAGACCGAAAAAGCCTCTTCGCCTCCATCATAGAGCCTTACCGCGAGGATCAGCCCCATATAGCAGACGCCACCCGCATCGACCTCGGATTGGAAAAACGCGACCTAACAGCAGCAGCTATAAGAATAACAACCCAAACAGGCCGAACAGATCATATCCTGTCATCTGACGACCCGAACCGCGCATTTCACCTGAGCGAAAACATCGCAGCCGCGGGCCGATTTGCAATCATATCCCAGGAAAACGGACAAACAGCCATCTTCTTAGTCGGCGGAACGCAAGTGAACACCACCTCTGGGACCCTGCGAATCAGCACCCCAGTTCACCGCGGCACCATAACGGACTTCCACCGCGAAGAAACCGGACCCGCCTGGATCGAAATAGAAGGCACTCTCCCCCCGGACAAACGCCTCATCGGCACACAACTTCGGATCTTAAACGACGGCATTCGGGACGCCTGTTACACCATCTCCGACATCGCACCTTTGGAAAAAAACAAAGTGCGCGTAGAAGTGGGCGACACCTCCTTCATCCGGGGACTCGCATCCCGCGAGGATTATACAAAAGGCTTTGTTTATGATATTTCCACAGGCGACCCGTGCGAAATACAAAACGCCGT